In Erigeron canadensis isolate Cc75 chromosome 7, C_canadensis_v1, whole genome shotgun sequence, one DNA window encodes the following:
- the LOC122606629 gene encoding pathogen-related protein-like isoform X2, with protein MEQYKGSDLDKYRSFMGADSEKNTTWKYGTPPNFDAANKLFEEGRTKIWPIGSLEEQVQNLVKTWEMEMFHKMKPEDFKSVDVTKLTLSVNGRKPLTQHDVAKMGGGYNMFLQTSFPEELRLYNPEEESVDTAHKIFTTTFPRGFVLEVLEVYSGPPIIAYKFRHWGYMDGPFKGHKPTNELVELFGVSILKVERA; from the exons ATGGAACAATACAAAGGTTCAGATTTAGACAAATATAGAAGTTTCATGGGTGCAGATAGTGAGAAGAACACTACATGGAAGTATGGTACCCCTCCTAACTTCGATGCAGCCAACAAACTCTTTGAAGAAGGGAGAACGAAG ATATGGCCAATAGGTTCATTGGAAGAGCAAGTTCAGAATCTTGTGAAAACATGGGAAATGGAGATGTTTCACAAAATGAAACCCGAAGATTTTAAAAGTGTTGATGTAACTAAGCTGACACTTTCTGTTAATG GTAGGAAACCTTTAACACAACATGATGTTGCTAAAATGGGTGGAGGATACAATATGTTTCTTCAAACATCATTTCCGGAGGAACTACGATTGTACAATCCAGAAGAAGAAAGTGTGGATACAGCTCATAAAATCTTCACAACTACATTTCCTCGCGGTTTTGTTTTGGAGGTTCTTGAAGTTTACTCTGGTCCACCAATAATTGCGTATAAGTTCAGGCATTGGGGTTACATGGATGGTCCATTCAAAGGTCACAAACCTACTAATGAATTAGTAGAATTGTTTGGTGTCTCCATTCTCAAG